Proteins co-encoded in one Listeria ivanovii subsp. ivanovii genomic window:
- a CDS encoding L-lactate dehydrogenase, translating into MKDHQKIILVGDGAVGSSYAFACVNLSIGQEFGIIDIDKDRTIGDAMDLSHAVPFSTPKKIYSANYSDCHDADLVVVTAGTAQKPGETRLDLVNRNIKIMKGIVDEVMASGFDGIFLIASNPVDILTYATWKFSGLPKERVIGSGTSLDTARFRMSIADYLKVDARNVHGYILGEHGDTEFPAWRHTTVGGLPITEWINEDEQGAMDTIFVSVRDAAYEIINKKGATFYGVAAALARITKAILNNENAILPLSVYLDGHYGMNDIYIGAPAVVNRQGVRHIVEMNLNDKEKEQMKKSADTLKKVLDDAMKQID; encoded by the coding sequence ATGAAAGATCATCAAAAAATCATTTTAGTTGGCGACGGAGCAGTTGGTTCTAGTTATGCATTTGCATGTGTGAACTTAAGCATCGGACAAGAATTCGGCATCATTGACATAGATAAAGACAGAACAATCGGGGATGCAATGGATTTAAGTCACGCAGTCCCATTCTCTACCCCTAAGAAAATTTATTCAGCAAATTATAGCGACTGCCATGATGCTGACTTAGTTGTTGTTACAGCAGGTACAGCACAAAAACCTGGCGAGACTCGTTTAGATTTAGTAAATCGTAACATTAAGATTATGAAAGGCATTGTCGATGAAGTAATGGCAAGTGGTTTTGATGGTATTTTCCTAATCGCATCAAACCCTGTGGATATTTTAACTTACGCGACATGGAAATTTTCTGGACTTCCTAAAGAACGAGTTATCGGTTCTGGAACAAGTTTAGATACAGCGCGCTTCCGTATGTCAATTGCCGATTATTTAAAAGTGGATGCTCGTAATGTCCATGGCTATATTCTAGGTGAACACGGTGATACCGAATTCCCAGCTTGGAGACATACAACAGTTGGTGGACTCCCAATTACAGAATGGATTAATGAAGATGAACAAGGCGCAATGGACACTATTTTCGTAAGCGTTCGTGATGCAGCTTATGAAATCATCAACAAAAAAGGCGCTACTTTTTACGGAGTTGCAGCCGCTCTTGCTCGTATCACTAAAGCCATTTTAAATAACGAAAATGCGATTTTACCACTTTCCGTTTACTTAGATGGACATTATGGTATGAACGATATATACATCGGCGCTCCGGCAGTAGTCAATCGTCAAGGAGTTCGTCACATTGTAGAAATGAATTTAAACGATAAAGAAAAAGAACAAATGAAAAAATCAGCTGATACACTTAAAAAAGTATTAGATGACGCAATGAAACAAATCGACTAG
- a CDS encoding 50S ribosomal protein L25/general stress protein Ctc: protein MATTLEVQKRETTQHSEVTKLRSEGKVPGIIYGYKSENVPVSVDSLELIKAVRDNGRNAVFAVTVDGKKLNVLLHEYQVDPLKDTLVHVDLLAVDMNEEVETDVRVVLVGDAPGVKAGGVLQQIIHDVKVSATPEKLPETIELDISSLEIGDVLTTNNLPENKDYVVQVEEEETVVTVSAPRAEEEPTTAEAPEPEALHGKDEEPVE, encoded by the coding sequence ATGGCAACAACATTAGAGGTCCAGAAAAGAGAAACAACGCAACATTCAGAAGTAACGAAATTGCGTAGTGAAGGAAAAGTACCTGGAATTATTTATGGCTACAAATCGGAAAATGTTCCAGTTTCCGTTGATTCTTTGGAATTAATCAAGGCAGTTCGTGACAATGGTCGAAACGCCGTGTTTGCAGTGACTGTTGACGGCAAGAAATTAAATGTTTTATTACATGAATATCAAGTGGATCCGTTAAAAGACACTTTAGTACATGTGGATTTACTAGCGGTTGATATGAATGAAGAAGTAGAGACCGATGTTCGCGTGGTATTGGTGGGTGATGCGCCTGGTGTTAAAGCTGGCGGCGTATTACAACAAATTATCCATGACGTAAAAGTTTCGGCAACACCTGAAAAATTACCAGAAACAATTGAATTAGATATTTCATCGTTAGAAATTGGTGATGTTCTTACTACTAATAATCTTCCGGAAAACAAAGATTATGTCGTTCAAGTGGAAGAAGAAGAAACGGTCGTAACTGTTTCTGCTCCTCGTGCTGAAGAAGAACCAACCACAGCGGAAGCGCCTGAACCAGAAGCATTACACGGTAAAGATGAAGAACCTGTAGAATAA
- a CDS encoding GNAT family N-acetyltransferase has product MLDKSVPHIPAAMVNEDAMNYPEFSLPVGYSFRFYEDGLEEEWCQLQLETGQAVSIEAIRERFKVEFGDQKEKLAKRCVFVQAANGEIVGTAMLWDGDTFGEMESRIHWVAVLDSHGGKGIAKALLTKILRLNKNNFVYLTTQTGSYQAIYLYQKFGFTKYIGESPVNWKTTKFQVENEKAWQIIENKIAEHKH; this is encoded by the coding sequence ATGCTTGATAAATCAGTGCCGCATATACCTGCTGCAATGGTAAACGAGGATGCCATGAATTATCCGGAATTTAGCTTGCCGGTTGGCTATTCATTTCGTTTTTATGAGGATGGTCTTGAAGAAGAATGGTGTCAATTACAATTAGAAACTGGACAAGCAGTCTCCATAGAAGCAATTCGCGAGCGTTTTAAAGTAGAGTTTGGCGATCAAAAAGAAAAATTAGCTAAACGTTGTGTTTTTGTTCAAGCGGCGAACGGAGAAATTGTTGGGACCGCAATGCTTTGGGACGGGGATACATTTGGTGAAATGGAAAGTCGGATTCATTGGGTTGCTGTGCTTGATTCCCATGGCGGGAAGGGAATTGCCAAAGCACTACTAACTAAAATTCTCCGCTTAAATAAAAATAATTTTGTTTACTTAACGACTCAAACTGGGAGCTATCAAGCGATTTATCTATATCAAAAGTTTGGCTTCACGAAATATATCGGCGAATCCCCAGTAAACTGGAAAACAACAAAATTTCAAGTCGAAAATGAAAAAGCTTGGCAAATAATTGAAAATAAAATTGCCGAACATAAGCATTGA